One genomic segment of Labeo rohita strain BAU-BD-2019 chromosome 14, IGBB_LRoh.1.0, whole genome shotgun sequence includes these proteins:
- the nipsnap3a gene encoding protein NipSnap homolog 3A, with protein MIQLRGIFRNALRHAEQCLSVKSLYTPRASISTGPQQQNSTFYEFRTYYIQPHLNAAFLKLTSEKIHLRTAHSELVGYWSVEYGGLNQVFHIWKYDSYAQRASVRAALAQDPNWIEQYISKAMPMLSSQDNEVTYLVPWSKIQKPPKDGGIFELVTFQMKPGGPAVWGKAFQVAVGTHTGSGYTHAVGVFHSEFGQLNQVHVLWWYESADQRAAIRHKSHEDARVVAAVRESAAYLVSQKNKLLFPCAFSPMK; from the exons ATGATACAATTACGCGGTATTTTCCGGAACGCGTTACGTCACGCAGAACAATGTCTGTCTGTGAAAAGCCTATATACG CCCAGGGCATCCATCTCCACTGGACCTCAGCAGCAGAACTCAACCTTTTATGAGTTCCGCACCTATTACATCCAGCCGCATCTCAACGCCGCCTTCCTCAAACTGACCAGTGAGAAGATCCATCTGCGGACAGCCCACTCAGAGCTCGTTGGTTATTGGAGTGTGGAATATGGGGGTCTTAATCAGGTTTTCCACATCTGGAAGTATG ATAGCTATGCCCAGCGGGCATCTGTGCGGGCAGCCCTGGCTCAAGACCCCAACTGGATTGAGCAGTACATCTCTAAAGCGATGCCCATGCTGAGCTCTCAGGACAACGAGGTGACGTACCTCGTACCCTGGAGCAAAATTCAAAAGCCACCCAAAGATGGAG gaATTTTTGAGCTGGTCACCTTCCAGATGAAGCCGGGTGGTCCAGCGGTGTGGGGCAAGGCGTTTCAGGTAGCGGTGGGCACCCACACAGGGTCAGGATACACCCATGCAGTTGGGGTTTTTCACTCTGAATTTGGACAGCTCAATCAAG TGCATGTTTTATGGTGGTATGAGAGCGCAGACCAGCGGGCAGCGATACGGCATAAATCTCATGAAGATGCCAGAGTGGTGGCGGCAG taaGGGAGAGTGCAGCATACTTGGTGTCACAGAAGAACAAACTCTTGTTCCCCTGTGCTTTCTCACCAATGAAATAA
- the LOC127176394 gene encoding probable pancreatic secretory proteinase inhibitor yields the protein MTGTAVVLMSLVLILSVGAEDKSRLYRRPACGGLSVNQACPLNYSPVCGNDGITYVNECTLCVQRMHTNADILIVKEGRC from the exons ATGACTGGAACAGCAGTGGTTCTGATGAGCCTGGTCCTCATCCTCTCTGTGG GTGCAGAGGATAAATCAAGACTCTACCGCAGG cCTGCATGTGGAGGCTTGAGCGTCAATCAAGCATGCCCTCTCAACTACTCTCCCGTATGTGGTAATGATGGCATCACATACGTCAATGAATGCACCCTGTGCGTGCAGAGAAT gcACACTAATGCAGACATTTTGATTGTGAAAGAAGGCCGCTGCTGA
- the thg1l gene encoding probable tRNA(His) guanylyltransferase isoform X1, giving the protein MLRLLLVNFRGLTEHKTLLSLKFSTSSVMAKSKFEYVRNFELDDTCLRNCYIVVRLDGRNFHKFSEQHNFMKPNDNRALGLMSRSARSVMEELEDITIAYGQSDEFSFVFKRSTTWFKRRASKLMTHVTSQFSSSFVYYWKEYFGEQPLLYPPSFDGRVVLYPSNHNLRDYLSWRQADCHINNLYNTTFWTLVQKGGLTTTQAEERLSGTQAADKNEILFSEFNINYNNESPMHKKGTTLIWEKVNETTTKQIKRPDKGETEVTVTRTRKKVTSHSCDIIGDQFWEEHPDILESDQC; this is encoded by the exons ATGCTGAGACTGTTATTGGTTAACTTTCGAGGGCTTACAGAGCACAAGACACTCTTAAGTCTTAAATTCAGCACTTCGTCTGTCATGGCCAAAAGCAAATTTGAATACGTGAGGAACTTTGAGCTCGACGACACATGTTTGAGAAACTGTTACATTGTGGTTCGGCTAGATGGACGCAATTTCCACAA GTTTTCTGAGCAGCATAACTTCATGAAACCAAATGATAACCGAGCTCTGGGTTTGATGAGCCGCAGTGCCCGTTCGGTCATGGAGGAGCTGGAGGACATCACTATAGCCTATGGACAGAGTGATGAGTTCagctttgtgttcaaaagaTCAACCACTTGGTTTAAAAGAAGAGCCAG TAAACTGATGACCCATGTGACTTCGCAGTTTTCCTCTAGCTTTGTTTACTACTGGAAGGAGTATTTTGGGGAGCAGCCGTTGCTGTACCCTCCCAGCTTTGATGGAAGGGTGGTTCTATATCCGAGCAACCATAACCTAAGAGACTACCTAAGCTGGAGACAGGCAGATT GTCATATTAACAATTTATACAACACTACGTTTTGGACGCTGGTGCAGAAAGGTGGACTGACCACAACGCAAGCTGAGGAGAGACTCAGT GGAACACAAGCGGCGGATAAGAATGAGATCTTGTTTTCCGAGTTcaatattaattacaataatgaaTCTCCAATGCACAAAAAAGGCACAACTTTAATATGGGAAAAG GTGAATGAAACCACAACTAAACAGATCAAGCGGCCAGATAAAGGAGAGACAGAAGTCACTGTAACACGGACCAGAAAGAAGGTCACAAGTCATTCCTGTGATATCATTGGAGATCAGTTCTGGGAAGAACATCCAGACATTCTGGAAAGCGACCAGTGTTGA
- the thg1l gene encoding probable tRNA(His) guanylyltransferase isoform X2 has translation MDRVMSSALCSKDQPLGLKEEPGFDGRVVLYPSNHNLRDYLSWRQADCHINNLYNTTFWTLVQKGGLTTTQAEERLSGTQAADKNEILFSEFNINYNNESPMHKKGTTLIWEKVNETTTKQIKRPDKGETEVTVTRTRKKVTSHSCDIIGDQFWEEHPDILESDQC, from the exons ATGGACAGAGTGATGAGTTCagctttgtgttcaaaagaTCAACCACTTGGTTTAAAAGAAGAGCCAG GCTTTGATGGAAGGGTGGTTCTATATCCGAGCAACCATAACCTAAGAGACTACCTAAGCTGGAGACAGGCAGATT GTCATATTAACAATTTATACAACACTACGTTTTGGACGCTGGTGCAGAAAGGTGGACTGACCACAACGCAAGCTGAGGAGAGACTCAGT GGAACACAAGCGGCGGATAAGAATGAGATCTTGTTTTCCGAGTTcaatattaattacaataatgaaTCTCCAATGCACAAAAAAGGCACAACTTTAATATGGGAAAAG GTGAATGAAACCACAACTAAACAGATCAAGCGGCCAGATAAAGGAGAGACAGAAGTCACTGTAACACGGACCAGAAAGAAGGTCACAAGTCATTCCTGTGATATCATTGGAGATCAGTTCTGGGAAGAACATCCAGACATTCTGGAAAGCGACCAGTGTTGA